In the genome of Buchnera aphidicola (Chaitophorus sp. 3695), one region contains:
- a CDS encoding YhgN family NAAT transporter, translated as MQTIISITILLILIMDPLGNLPVFMTVLKNFNSKERRLILIREMCIALCIMILFLFSGENILNFLNLKTETVSISGGIILFFIAIKMIFPNHENENHVKVVHEEPFLVPLAVPLVAGPSVLATLMLLSHQYAKNMNYLIISLFISWSITLITLLMSDAFLNIFGKKVVNVLERLMGLILIMLSTQMFLNGIKIWLKS; from the coding sequence ATGCAAACAATAATTTCTATTACTATATTACTAATTTTAATTATGGATCCATTAGGTAATTTACCTGTATTTATGACTGTTTTAAAAAACTTTAATTCAAAAGAACGTCGTCTAATATTAATTAGAGAAATGTGTATCGCTTTATGTATTATGATACTTTTTTTATTCTCTGGAGAAAATATTTTAAATTTTTTAAATTTAAAAACAGAAACTGTATCTATTTCTGGAGGAATAATATTATTTTTCATTGCTATAAAAATGATTTTTCCAAATCATGAAAATGAAAATCATGTAAAAGTTGTTCATGAAGAACCATTTTTAGTGCCTTTAGCAGTACCCTTAGTAGCTGGACCTTCTGTTTTAGCTACTTTAATGTTACTATCTCATCAATATGCAAAAAATATGAATTATTTAATTATTTCTTTATTCATTTCTTGGAGTATAACATTAATTACATTATTAATGTCTGATGCTTTTCTAAATATCTTTGGAAAAAAAGTAGTAAATGTTTTAGAAAGATTAATGGGACTAATATTAATTATGTTATCCACACAAATGTTTCTTAACGGTATAAAAATATGGTTAAAAAGTTAA
- a CDS encoding phosphoglycerate kinase: protein MLINEMKKINIKKKKILIRLDLNVPIQNNKITSYARIKASLPTIKLALKNKSKIMILSHLGRPIENKFDKKYSLFPIFKYLKKKIKNTKIHFLKNIYDQIKINYGEIIIFENVRFNLGEKENNTKLAKKYASLCDIFVMDAFGTAHRMEASTYGVGMFAKISCAGPLLMSEIKSLKKSIKKPKRPLITILGGSKISTKFNVLKKLAKISDTTIVGGGIANTFLAIKNNIGKSLYEKNFVKLAKKLLEKYNIIIPIDSRTLNVHDKKNTYLMKDSNLISDNEEIMDIGDQSIKKIIKIIKKAKTIIWNGPVGVFESKKFRLGTEKISYAIANNKNSFSLAGGGDTLAVIEMFNIKKKISYISTGGGAFLEFIEGKKLPSIQMLQKKYIKN, encoded by the coding sequence ATGCTTATCAATGAAATGAAAAAAATTAATATAAAAAAAAAAAAAATATTAATTAGATTAGATTTAAATGTACCTATTCAAAATAATAAAATTACATCATATGCTCGTATTAAAGCATCTTTGCCTACAATAAAGTTAGCATTAAAAAATAAATCAAAAATTATGATTTTATCTCATTTAGGACGACCTATAGAAAATAAATTTGATAAAAAATATTCATTATTTCCAATATTTAAATATTTAAAAAAGAAAATAAAAAATACAAAGATTCATTTTTTAAAAAACATATATGATCAAATAAAAATTAATTATGGAGAAATTATAATATTTGAAAACGTACGATTTAATCTCGGTGAAAAAGAAAATAATACAAAATTAGCAAAAAAATATGCTTCTTTATGTGATATTTTTGTTATGGATGCATTTGGTACTGCTCATAGAATGGAAGCATCTACTTACGGAGTAGGAATGTTCGCAAAAATTTCATGTGCAGGACCTTTACTTATGTCTGAAATTAAATCTTTAAAAAAATCTATAAAAAAACCTAAAAGACCATTAATAACAATATTAGGAGGATCAAAAATATCTACAAAATTTAATGTTTTAAAAAAATTAGCTAAAATATCAGATACTACAATAGTAGGAGGAGGTATAGCAAATACGTTTTTAGCCATTAAAAATAATATTGGAAAATCTCTTTATGAAAAAAATTTTGTTAAATTAGCTAAAAAACTTCTAGAAAAATATAATATTATTATACCTATTGATTCAAGAACATTAAATGTACATGATAAAAAAAATACATATCTAATGAAAGATTCTAATTTAATTTCTGATAATGAAGAAATTATGGATATAGGTGATCAAAGTATAAAAAAAATAATTAAAATAATAAAAAAAGCAAAAACTATTATTTGGAATGGTCCTGTAGGAGTTTTTGAATCTAAAAAATTTCGTTTAGGAACAGAAAAAATTTCTTATGCTATTGCAAATAATAAAAATTCTTTTTCTTTGGCTGGAGGAGGAGATACATTAGCTGTTATAGAGATGTTTAATATAAAAAAAAAAATTTCATATATTTCTACTGGAGGAGGAGCATTCCTAGAATTCATTGAAGGAAAAAAATTGCCATCTATTCAAATGTTACAAAAAAAATATATAAAAAATTAA
- the fbaA gene encoding class II fructose-bisphosphate aldolase, giving the protein MKKINKKMPIGVLNGSETKEIFELAKKNNYAIPSINCINTDSINTILKTANYMKSPVIIQFSYGGSTFLSGKENTNNKKLFQEAIDGAISGAQHIHLMSKYYNIPIILHTDHCNKELLPWIQGLIKVGEKFFKDHQRPLFSSHMLDLSQESLKNNIKTCSKYLKKMNKINMLLEIELGCTGGEEDGIDNTNLEKKYLYTKPKEVNYAYQKLSKISPLFSIAASFGNVHGVYKKGNIDLKPKILKKSQIYVQHKNNISQVNPLNFVFHGGSGSSLSDIHKSIKYGVVKINFDTDIQWFTWEGILKFYKKYKNYLQSQLGNPQGINQPNKKYYDPRNWIKKSQNNTYLKLQKIFKNLNAINIL; this is encoded by the coding sequence ATGAAAAAAATTAATAAAAAAATGCCTATAGGTGTTTTAAATGGATCTGAAACTAAAGAAATTTTTGAATTAGCTAAAAAAAATAATTATGCTATACCATCTATTAATTGTATTAATACTGATTCTATAAACACTATATTAAAAACAGCTAACTATATGAAATCTCCTGTAATTATACAGTTTTCATATGGAGGATCTACTTTTCTTTCTGGAAAAGAAAACACTAATAATAAAAAATTATTTCAAGAAGCAATAGATGGAGCTATATCAGGAGCTCAACATATTCATTTAATGTCAAAATATTATAATATTCCAATTATCTTACATACTGATCATTGTAATAAAGAATTATTACCTTGGATTCAAGGTTTAATTAAGGTTGGAGAAAAATTTTTTAAAGATCATCAACGTCCTTTATTTTCTTCTCATATGTTAGACTTATCACAAGAATCATTAAAAAATAATATCAAAACTTGTTCTAAATATTTAAAAAAAATGAATAAGATAAATATGCTTTTAGAAATTGAACTTGGTTGTACTGGAGGAGAAGAAGACGGAATTGATAATACAAATTTAGAAAAAAAATACTTGTATACAAAACCAAAAGAAGTCAATTACGCCTATCAAAAACTTTCTAAAATTAGTCCACTTTTTTCAATTGCAGCATCTTTTGGAAATGTTCATGGAGTATATAAAAAAGGAAATATAGATTTAAAACCTAAAATATTAAAAAAATCTCAAATATATGTACAACACAAAAACAATATATCTCAAGTTAATCCTTTAAATTTCGTTTTTCACGGAGGTTCAGGATCATCTTTATCAGATATTCATAAATCTATTAAATATGGTGTTGTAAAAATAAATTTTGATACAGATATACAATGGTTTACATGGGAAGGTATATTAAAATTTTATAAAAAATATAAAAATTATTTACAAAGTCAATTAGGTAATCCTCAAGGTATTAACCAACCTAATAAAAAATATTATGATCCAAGAAATTGGATAAAAAAATCGCAAAATAATACTTATTTAAAACTACAAAAAATCTTTAAAAATTTAAATGCAATCAATATACTATAA
- a CDS encoding mechanosensitive ion channel domain-containing protein, which produces MLKYILIIIAIVLALGHISTVQPTFFIAILGTLGMATGLTLQGTISNFTAGILLKIFRPFKLGEYVSLEKISGTILNIDIFYTILRTIDGKIAVIPNNRIMSGEIVNYSRASIRRNEFFIHVAHDSDIKLVISVLKKVVNKEERVVQNPDVLIGLHELSPNSLNFVVRCWSKTQELQIVYWDLMYKFKKELDKNNIHIACSDHFSKFLKSKKIKKISKKK; this is translated from the coding sequence ATGTTGAAATACATACTTATAATTATTGCGATCGTTCTAGCATTAGGTCATATAAGTACTGTTCAACCAACATTTTTTATTGCAATTCTTGGAACATTAGGAATGGCTACAGGATTAACTCTGCAAGGAACTATATCAAATTTTACTGCTGGAATTTTATTAAAAATTTTTAGACCTTTCAAGTTAGGAGAATATGTCAGTTTAGAAAAAATATCAGGAACAATATTAAACATAGATATATTTTATACAATTTTACGTACAATAGATGGTAAAATTGCTGTTATTCCTAATAATAGAATTATGTCTGGAGAAATTGTAAATTATTCTAGAGCTTCTATTCGAAGAAATGAATTTTTTATACATGTTGCTCATGATTCTGATATCAAACTAGTAATTTCAGTATTGAAAAAAGTTGTCAATAAAGAAGAACGCGTTGTGCAAAATCCAGATGTATTAATTGGACTTCATGAATTATCTCCAAATTCTTTAAATTTTGTAGTAAGATGTTGGAGTAAAACACAAGAATTACAAATAGTATATTGGGACCTAATGTATAAGTTTAAAAAAGAATTAGATAAAAATAATATTCACATTGCATGTTCTGATCATTTTTCAAAATTTCTAAAATCTAAAAAAATAAAAAAAATATCAAAAAAAAAATAA
- a CDS encoding exodeoxyribonuclease V subunit gamma yields MIKIYTSNDLNYLIRKICSFIKKKNNNIFLKEIIIVEDKAMISFIENKISKILGINSNISYISIKKFIFNILKKNIYNKKFLFNESCILWELISLSPKYTKYFSFNKKDSDLIKFKYFKTLSKILYEYSIHRPNWIVDWENKKYTILNKNNTLYNIQKKIWNKIIYTKKIQKKYHIPYLIKNFNKNNIQSINLPNRLFLLNPCNYAFTYFKILKKISNITEIYFFICTPFQNLNSLKKKNYNNSNSFISHWYKDHLKQIKYIFNLTTNIKQKYIINYNKTLLGNIQNQIKNIHTNNILKKKNNFSNDDSISIHECHSYLREIEILYDNISYILNTNKNIEPKHIIVKTENIENYIPFIQSVFISENQKNKIPFKIYKKKFSNSKILYIFNKILELPENKFKSEKILNFLNFSFISKKFLINKKEFKIIKKWIKDTNIRWGIDQNHKKKIHHIPINQNTWNEGIKKIIMGYGVKNYILWKKILPYNINEKKEIKILEKILFFIKILKKWRKKLSTKKNIYSWKKIYLQIINDFFYLNVKQKKKIKYIEKEWNIILKNISNSSYKKRISIKIIQYEINKKLKNILTYNKNNYNCITFSHFKNFRTIPFKITYILGMNYHEFPKKNIQKHENLLYIDKQNNNYKKNSEEYFMFLELLYFTQKKIFISYINNSYDSIKNQSYSIILNQFNIYIQENFFLKKDFFKNLLFIHPKYSFERKNFHIKNNFHSFHSKWILSKNTKKKISFKKNIKIPLSYKIKNIHIKNLLSFWNNPIKYFFHNRLKIFYQREILDNYNQEPFYIDKKNHYLLSEKILNYMIFKKDLDSLFKIISSMGILPHGNLGKTYLNYQFKKIKKIFIKIKKMNISLKNKYIEFKINRYIIQGNLKNITEKGLLRWKSFNLNHYNKITFWIEHLIYCIQNGKYHSSYIGMNNKITFRNLKKDLAEKYLLKYILGYIQGLKKPIILTNTGLSWFHYMYDKKKKKISNKNKIIKYSKKKIIDIWNGNKYVLGEKKDPYIKKLYTLFHHNFIQKTCQTCKYWMLPIYENSI; encoded by the coding sequence ATGATAAAAATTTATACTTCTAATGATTTAAATTATTTAATAAGAAAAATATGTAGTTTTATAAAAAAAAAAAATAACAATATATTTTTAAAAGAAATAATTATTGTAGAAGATAAAGCAATGATTTCTTTTATTGAAAATAAAATATCAAAAATTCTTGGAATAAATAGTAATATTTCTTATATTTCAATTAAAAAATTTATATTTAATATTTTAAAAAAAAATATATATAATAAAAAATTTTTATTCAACGAATCATGCATTTTATGGGAATTAATAAGTTTATCTCCAAAATATACGAAATATTTTTCATTTAACAAAAAAGATTCAGATTTAATTAAATTTAAATATTTTAAAACTTTATCAAAAATTTTATATGAATACTCTATTCATCGTCCAAATTGGATTGTAGATTGGGAAAATAAAAAATATACTATATTAAATAAAAATAATACACTATATAATATACAAAAAAAAATCTGGAATAAAATAATTTATACTAAAAAAATACAAAAAAAATATCATATTCCCTATCTAATTAAAAATTTTAATAAAAATAATATTCAATCTATAAATTTACCTAATCGATTATTCTTATTAAATCCATGTAATTATGCATTTACATATTTTAAAATTTTAAAAAAAATTAGTAATATTACAGAAATTTATTTTTTTATATGTACTCCATTTCAAAATTTAAATTCTCTGAAAAAAAAAAATTATAATAATTCAAATTCTTTTATCTCTCATTGGTATAAAGATCATTTAAAACAAATAAAATACATCTTTAATTTAACAACAAATATTAAACAAAAATATATCATTAATTATAATAAAACCTTATTAGGAAATATTCAAAATCAAATTAAAAATATACATACAAATAATATTTTAAAAAAAAAAAATAATTTTTCTAATGATGACTCAATTTCAATTCATGAATGCCATAGTTATTTAAGAGAAATAGAAATTTTATATGATAATATATCATACATCTTAAATACAAATAAAAATATTGAACCTAAACATATTATCGTTAAAACAGAAAACATTGAAAACTATATTCCATTTATTCAATCAGTTTTCATTTCAGAAAATCAAAAAAATAAAATTCCTTTTAAAATTTATAAAAAAAAATTTTCTAATAGTAAAATTTTGTATATTTTTAATAAAATTTTAGAATTACCAGAAAATAAATTTAAATCTGAAAAAATATTAAATTTTTTAAATTTTTCTTTTATTTCTAAAAAATTTTTAATTAATAAAAAAGAATTTAAAATAATAAAAAAATGGATTAAAGATACAAATATTAGATGGGGAATTGATCAAAATCATAAAAAAAAAATACATCATATCCCTATTAATCAAAATACTTGGAATGAAGGTATTAAAAAAATTATTATGGGATATGGAGTAAAAAATTATATTTTATGGAAAAAAATTCTTCCATATAATATTAACGAAAAAAAAGAAATCAAAATATTAGAAAAGATTTTATTTTTTATAAAAATTTTAAAAAAATGGAGAAAAAAGTTATCTACTAAAAAAAATATTTATTCTTGGAAAAAAATATATTTACAAATAATTAATGATTTTTTTTATTTAAATGTAAAACAAAAAAAAAAAATTAAATATATTGAAAAAGAATGGAATATAATTTTAAAAAATATTTCAAACAGTTCATATAAAAAAAGAATATCAATTAAAATTATTCAATATGAAATTAATAAAAAATTAAAAAATATTTTAACATATAACAAAAATAATTATAATTGTATAACATTTTCTCATTTTAAAAATTTTAGAACAATCCCTTTTAAAATTACCTATATATTAGGTATGAATTATCATGAATTTCCTAAAAAAAATATTCAAAAACATGAAAATTTATTATATATAGACAAACAAAATAATAACTATAAAAAAAATTCAGAAGAATATTTTATGTTCTTAGAACTATTATATTTTACTCAAAAAAAAATTTTTATTAGTTATATAAATAATTCATATGATTCAATAAAAAACCAATCTTATTCTATAATTTTAAATCAATTTAATATATACATACAAGAAAATTTTTTTTTAAAAAAAGATTTCTTTAAAAATTTATTATTTATACATCCAAAATATAGTTTTGAAAGAAAAAATTTTCATATAAAAAATAATTTTCATAGTTTTCATTCAAAATGGATTTTATCAAAAAATACAAAAAAAAAAATTAGCTTTAAAAAAAATATTAAAATACCATTATCATATAAAATAAAAAATATACATATCAAAAATTTATTATCTTTTTGGAATAATCCTATTAAATATTTTTTTCATAATAGATTAAAAATTTTTTATCAAAGAGAAATATTAGATAATTATAATCAAGAACCTTTTTACATAGATAAAAAAAATCATTATTTATTAAGTGAAAAAATTCTTAACTATATGATTTTTAAAAAAGATCTAGATAGTTTATTTAAAATAATATCTTCTATGGGAATTTTACCTCATGGAAATCTTGGCAAAACTTACTTAAATTATCAATTTAAAAAAATAAAAAAAATATTTATAAAAATTAAAAAAATGAATATATCTTTAAAAAATAAATATATTGAATTTAAAATAAATAGATATATTATTCAAGGAAATTTAAAAAATATTACTGAAAAAGGTTTATTACGTTGGAAATCTTTTAATTTAAATCACTATAACAAAATTACTTTCTGGATAGAACATTTAATATATTGTATTCAAAATGGAAAATATCATAGCTCTTATATAGGTATGAATAATAAAATTACTTTTAGAAATCTTAAAAAAGATTTAGCTGAAAAATATTTATTAAAATATATTTTAGGATATATTCAAGGATTAAAAAAACCAATAATTTTAACAAACACAGGATTAAGTTGGTTTCATTATATGTATGATAAAAAAAAAAAAAAGATCTCCAATAAAAATAAAATTATTAAATATAGTAAAAAAAAAATTATAGATATATGGAATGGAAATAAATATGTATTAGGAGAAAAAAAAGATCCGTATATTAAAAAACTTTATACATTATTTCATCATAACTTTATACAAAAAACATGTCAAACATGCAAATATTGGATGCTTCCAATATATGAAAATTCAATATAA
- the recB gene encoding exodeoxyribonuclease V subunit beta: MNILNNIFLIPFKGIKIIEASAGTGKTFTIILLYLRLLLGINNKKKYLVKEILIITYTKNAKIEIQNRLEKNIYHCYIDCLSKKTKNLHFKQLFQKIKDYKNASILLKKAYIEIHNASIYTIHGFCKYILNIKNFNHDYSCTKKKYQEEILYKKSVYTFWRKFFYPLDTEISNIIFKYWKNPDNLLLEIVQFLSIKSKIYFKNKKKVKNIYEKHYDNIKKIKNFKKKWTNINILLNENFLKKKFNKRIYNQKNISRWIKKITKWTLKKTKNYSIPNELKYFVKEKIELNCYKFHKTDFLFLKIIKKFLKIKFSLKENIIFYAIKKIPKILKKIKKKKFCFDNLITSMLLFLKNKKNLAQFIEKKFPIAFIDEFQDTDNQQYNIFKKIYRNKKKSSLILIGDPKQSIYNFRGADIFFYLKNTFKISNLYTLKINWRSSKKLIDSINLLFKRHKNSFIFKEIQYKSILSSQNSSKKKFIIDNKEQPAITFWLHKNKNKKIDDYNNWISKKCAENISYLISKIKNKKAILETENNKKKLKIKDICILVKNFKEFEILKLQFKKKNINTYYTSNKKSIFKKSIIKEIFYILQSILNYSNEYYFNRAITTSIISKNFYTLIQLKKKYLKLSKLKNKFIQFLNIWKKKGILNLIKNIIYQSPIYEKYFFNGQKKNCISNLIHLGEILEKKSILKKNLFFLLTWLKKKIYQDNQYNENYSQRLTYNNKNCINITTIYKSKGLQYPIIWIPFISNFLSFQKLIFHDRKKFHILTNIKKKEKQIKLEKEEKLSEEIRLLYVAITRAIFHCSIGVSPFINMKKIHNQTKFHNSGLGYILQKGKKMNIKEFKNEIKKINLNKNIHITSKNLIPDYIKKNKNKKNIIEKNYLQRIFKIEENTSYTKICKKKIEIKNIKKKNKKNNCQNKTNKLTKNYFPKGKKYGIFLHKILEHINFKKKNHYLILKFLKNIKLKKNWFSIIEKWINLILLKPLNKIKINLYSLNKKDYIKEFKFSLPLKKNINIHLIDKILNIKNKNINKNFKENFNTKHKILTGSIDLIFTFNKKFYVIDYKSNFLGKNSKFYNKKYLKKEIITNKYYIQYYLYSIALHRFLKLKLKNYKFKKNFGGFYYIFLRGINQKNKNGIFFCKPKYYLIKKLNNYFFKKQTKKK, from the coding sequence ATGAATATATTAAATAATATATTTTTAATTCCATTTAAAGGAATTAAAATAATTGAAGCTTCAGCAGGAACAGGTAAAACATTTACAATTATTTTATTATATTTACGTTTATTATTAGGAATTAATAATAAAAAAAAATATTTAGTAAAAGAAATTTTAATTATTACTTACACTAAAAATGCCAAAATAGAAATTCAAAATAGATTAGAAAAAAACATCTATCATTGCTATATAGACTGTTTGTCTAAAAAAACAAAAAATTTGCATTTTAAACAATTATTTCAAAAAATTAAAGATTATAAAAATGCAAGTATTTTATTAAAAAAAGCTTATATAGAAATTCATAATGCATCAATTTATACTATTCATGGATTTTGTAAATATATATTAAACATTAAAAATTTTAATCATGATTATTCTTGTACAAAAAAAAAATATCAAGAAGAAATTTTATATAAAAAATCTGTATATACTTTTTGGAGAAAATTTTTTTATCCTTTAGACACAGAAATATCAAATATAATTTTTAAATACTGGAAAAATCCAGATAATCTTTTATTAGAAATTGTTCAATTTTTAAGCATTAAATCAAAAATATATTTTAAAAATAAAAAAAAAGTAAAAAATATTTATGAAAAACATTATGATAATATAAAAAAAATAAAAAATTTTAAAAAAAAATGGACTAACATAAATATTTTATTAAACGAAAATTTTTTAAAAAAAAAATTTAATAAAAGAATATATAATCAGAAAAACATTTCTAGATGGATAAAAAAAATTACAAAATGGACTTTAAAAAAAACTAAAAATTATAGCATTCCAAACGAATTGAAATATTTTGTAAAAGAAAAGATAGAATTAAATTGTTATAAATTTCATAAAACAGATTTTTTATTTTTAAAAATTATAAAAAAATTTTTAAAAATTAAATTTTCTTTAAAAGAAAACATTATTTTTTATGCAATCAAAAAAATACCAAAAATTTTAAAAAAAATTAAAAAAAAAAAATTTTGCTTTGATAATTTAATTACTTCTATGCTGTTATTTTTAAAAAATAAAAAAAATTTAGCACAGTTTATAGAAAAAAAATTTCCGATAGCATTTATTGATGAATTTCAAGACACAGATAATCAACAATACAATATTTTTAAAAAAATATACCGAAATAAAAAAAAATCTTCTTTAATATTAATAGGAGATCCTAAACAATCTATTTATAATTTTAGAGGAGCTGATATATTTTTTTATCTAAAAAATACATTTAAAATATCTAATTTATATACTTTAAAAATAAATTGGAGATCTTCAAAAAAATTAATAGATAGTATAAATTTATTATTTAAAAGACATAAAAATAGTTTTATCTTTAAAGAAATACAATATAAATCTATTTTATCTTCTCAAAATTCTTCAAAAAAAAAATTTATTATTGATAACAAAGAACAACCTGCAATTACATTTTGGTTACATAAAAATAAAAATAAAAAAATAGATGATTATAACAACTGGATTTCTAAAAAATGCGCTGAGAATATTTCTTATTTAATTTCAAAGATAAAAAATAAAAAAGCTATCTTAGAAACTGAAAATAATAAAAAAAAATTAAAAATAAAAGATATCTGTATTTTAGTAAAAAATTTTAAAGAATTTGAAATATTAAAATTACAATTTAAAAAAAAAAATATCAATACTTATTATACTTCTAATAAAAAATCTATTTTTAAAAAAAGCATCATAAAAGAAATTTTTTATATACTACAATCTATTTTAAATTATTCGAATGAATATTATTTTAATAGAGCTATTACTACTTCTATTATATCAAAAAATTTTTATACTTTAATTCAATTAAAAAAAAAATATCTTAAACTATCAAAATTAAAAAACAAATTTATTCAATTTTTGAATATATGGAAAAAAAAAGGAATTTTAAATCTCATTAAAAATATTATTTATCAAAGCCCTATTTATGAAAAATATTTTTTTAATGGTCAAAAAAAAAACTGTATTTCAAATTTAATTCATTTAGGAGAAATTTTAGAAAAAAAATCTATACTGAAAAAAAATTTATTTTTTTTATTAACATGGCTTAAAAAAAAAATATATCAAGATAATCAATATAATGAAAATTATTCTCAAAGATTAACTTATAATAATAAAAATTGTATTAATATAACTACTATATATAAATCTAAAGGATTACAATATCCAATTATTTGGATTCCATTTATTTCAAATTTTTTATCTTTTCAAAAACTTATTTTCCATGATAGAAAAAAATTTCATATTCTAACAAATATTAAAAAAAAAGAAAAACAAATAAAATTAGAAAAAGAAGAAAAATTATCAGAAGAAATTCGTTTATTATATGTTGCTATCACTCGCGCTATATTTCATTGCAGTATAGGTGTTAGTCCATTTATAAATATGAAAAAAATACACAATCAAACAAAATTTCATAATAGTGGATTAGGATACATATTGCAGAAAGGAAAAAAAATGAATATTAAAGAATTTAAAAATGAAATTAAAAAAATTAATTTAAATAAAAATATTCATATTACTTCTAAAAATTTAATTCCAGATTATATAAAAAAAAATAAAAATAAAAAAAATATTATAGAAAAAAATTATCTTCAAAGAATCTTTAAAATAGAAGAAAATACAAGTTATACTAAAATATGTAAAAAAAAAATAGAAATAAAAAATATAAAAAAAAAAAATAAAAAAAATAATTGTCAAAATAAAACAAATAAATTAACCAAAAATTATTTTCCTAAAGGAAAAAAATATGGAATTTTTTTACATAAAATACTTGAACACATAAATTTTAAAAAAAAAAATCATTATTTAATTTTAAAATTTTTAAAAAATATAAAATTAAAAAAAAATTGGTTTTCTATAATAGAAAAATGGATTAATTTAATTTTATTAAAACCTTTAAATAAAATTAAAATAAATCTATACAGTTTAAATAAAAAAGATTACATAAAAGAATTTAAATTTTCTTTACCATTAAAAAAAAATATTAATATTCATTTAATTGATAAAATATTAAATATAAAAAATAAAAATATCAATAAAAATTTTAAAGAAAATTTTAATACAAAACATAAAATTTTAACTGGAAGTATTGATTTAATTTTTACATTTAATAAAAAATTTTATGTAATAGATTATAAATCTAATTTTTTAGGAAAAAATTCTAAATTTTATAATAAAAAATATTTAAAAAAAGAAATTATAACAAATAAATACTATATTCAATATTATTTATATTCTATTGCACTGCATAGATTTCTTAAATTAAAATTAAAAAATTATAAATTTAAAAAAAATTTTGGAGGGTTTTATTATATTTTTTTACGTGGAATCAATCAAAAAAATAAAAATGGGATTTTTTTTTGTAAACCTAAATATTATTTAATTAAAAAATTAAATAATTATTTTTTTAAAAAACAAACAAAAAAAAAATAA